aaataacgttgtttttagctaTGTAATAGGTGCTCTTCAAGAAAAGAATGATGAAATCAACATTTGTCAGTCAAGTGCTCAATCAGGGATTTTGAAATGTACTAATGTCCATGATCAAAAACCATGTAGGCACTTTTTATGAATACATTGTTCAACCACCTGTgatgtgtatttattttttgtgtgtcattCCTTTAATGTAACAGAATTTTTGTAGTTCACtctaaaatataaactttaaatgGGGTCTCGTTcaccttaaaaataaaagtttgtggtatttactcaccctcgggCTATCCAAGATTAGGGTGACTTTTTTCCTTAGTAGAACAtgaagatttttatttaaaaaattgctCATTTACAAAATcggaaataataataatacaagtcTTAAGGTGCCAGTACTTTAAATGTTCAAAAAGCAAAAGCAAGCCAAAGTAATACTTTCAACTTTTGATGATATGCTGACGTCTCATTGAGCAAACTGATCAGTCTGTGCAAGAGACAGATCAATTGAATTTCTTGAGGTAAATATAAATTTATAGAACCATAACTCAGAACATAGTTATTGGGACAAGAGGCATAATAAGTCGCTGTTTTTGTCTGTGTTGTAGCAATGTAAACAGACCAAATCTTACAATGACACAGCGTCAATCTCCGCCCCACTATTACTAGCACTGTCATTTCACATTGCTATTCGACATGTTATTAATTCTTATTTCAAAAATGGATCAGGTTTTTCTAAAAACTCTATCTCAGCAAATGAAATATGTAACACAAATGAAATGACACAGAGCAGTCTCTCTGGCGGAGAAAGGTGAGGTATCACCCGtaataaaaacagacattttcaGTTTCAGTACATTAGATTTAGTTTCTCTTCTGGGTGCTTACAGTAGAATCAGTTTGTGGTGATGAATAACAATTAGAGACCACGTGCCAATCCAGAGCCACCAATGCCTTATTTCAAATGGAAATTGATTTCCTTGAGGAAATAAATGGATTGAACTGGATATCAATCGAATAAATGAAAACTAGATCTTGCACAGAGGGGGCAGCTACCTGTGAAAACAATTGTGACTCATCCATCACTCAGCCAACAAAGCCAATTACTCCTCAAAATGATGCATGAAACTCAACTGCAACCAAAAACTGGAAGGTTTCCGTCAGAAAAACCTGCCCACACATAGACAAACAAATTAGTTTTCACTTAATTGTTGGATCAGCAAAACGTCAACAACTTAGATGCATGTGCTAAAATGTATAATTCAGTTACATAGttaggaaagagttaaaaaatgcATACTGTTTATCTACAGCTCTGTAGCAAACACCATTCATTcacatgtttaaatgtattcacCCTTATTGAGTCTTTCACAGATCATTTGCTTCAAACTTGAAAATTCTGTCTGCATCTACTTCATATTACTCCAGACTTGTCGAACTTTCCCCCTAAGGAACACGAAAGCTATTATCAAAGTGTCAAAGCTATTCTATGAAAAAGCATGACCATCGCTGGCTGTCAAGTTCagttacaaacagcaacctgtGCAACGTGACCATCTTGTGGCACAAGTTACATTTGTCTGCTCTTTTAGTCTTCCACGCTGGACTTGACAGAAGATGAATTGTTAAAACATACTGTTTATACCGTCCATGCCAGTTGCTGAATGTGCAGTATAAGCTATAAAAAATGCATCAAGACTtttacatatgtgaccctgtctgtgataTCTAGGCTAAAGTCCTACAGAttagcatcaaagtttgattttaattattgatttcactttaatttcaatatttgacatgacTTTAAATTTATCAAGacatcaagattatatttttttacattatgtaagaaaAAGTTTTGTAGAAAAAAGTAAAGTACAAAGTGACGTTAGCTGACTGAGTCACATTTACAATTCCAGTCCAATCCAGAAATCATTCAAACTCATTTTCATCAGATTGTGGCTTTGTGGAAGTGCTGGGTTTGTGGATTCGCTCAAAAAAAACAAGGAATTCTGTTCTCCTGGATACCATGGGATctgttaaataattattataaatacaaAAACCAAGCTGATGTAGATGATTGATTGGGCTTTTAATTTATGcatatcattttaaataatacagtgaggaaaataagtatttgaacaccctgctattttgcaagttctcccacttagaaatcctgtaggggtctgaaattgtcaatATGATACAGCTGTAAatgagtatttgaacacctgtcagctagaattctgaccctcaaagacctatTAGTCTTCCTTTAAAATGTCCTAAATTATCCTTAATTAGATGCATCTGTTTGaggttgttagctgcataaagacacctgtccacaccatacaatcagtaagaatccaactaacatggccaagaccaaagagctgtccaaagactcTAGAGacaaattgtacacctccacaaggctggaaagggctacggggaaattgccaagcagcttggtgaaaaaggtccactgttggagcaatcattagaaaatggaagctaaacattaaacattaaactccctcggactggggctccatgcaagatctcatctcgtggggtctcaatgatcatAAGAAAGATGTAGATGTGGATTGCTTGAGTAAATATAATAACAACTTCCCCACAATGAGCATCATTACAAAATTCGTATTGATCTCTTGTTAGTGGACAGAGAGACTATGGCTATACCTGTAAGCTTTTAATTAGACAATAAGCCCCCGGTTACAATGTAATTGGCCACCTACTACACTTCAGTATTGTGCCTCAAAGGAATGATGTTATATAGAGTCTGATTATACCAAACACCTTTGACGTTGTGACTTACTGTAATCTGGTTGCTACAGTATGTCGGTTTCTTTCCACATTACTAGAGATGAGACAAAATCCTAAATGGCAAAAGATAGAGCCTCTGCACTGTAAGTGTTAATAGGAACATCTCAGTACTCTATGCCACTTTTTCATGTATGATACTGATGTCGATAACACAACCTTGAGTATCTGTCGATACCAATACTGATCTAATAACATATCTATCCCCCTTTTAATCAATTAAGCtgcaaataacacatttgttaGCCCCACAAAAGCTTAAACAGAACTCAAACGTTCtacgtaagcaataaggtacgagaggctgtgctgtatcgtgaataagtaacggctgaagggcgttgttagaaacgacgcgaagcggagtgcctgcaaccccttcagccgttacttattcacgatacagcacttgcctcgagtaccttattgcttttataaaacggttaccacacaatattaaactaaaaaaaatatattagtgcaactttcatgaagttaaatgaataaaagcattccttccgctagaaaaaatagtccctgactgcgaacaacaacatgaaagctcaaataaaaacaaaaaactgttctcagactttgtctcattatatgtttatgtgttgctaagggtgttgctaagggtgcagtgatattaaatagaaccgttgggtgaagcggtcatagcagtgttttatcgggaataaagcacacctattgaccaatcagaatcaaggattggaactaaccgttttataatgtgTAACAAATGACTGTGCAAATTCAAGACTCAATGAAACATTGTGCAATACTGctgcttcatttttatttaaatgtttcatgCAGACTAGTAGCAACATCACCACAAAAATTCTAAATGAAATTTAAGGTGTAACTTTAGACAATTTAAAGTGCAACTTTGTGCAAATTCATGTTGCTCAGCAAGTCGCACTTTACCCCAAGTTGCCATGACAAGGTCTATGTTGGTATTGGATCGGATTGTACTCCCAGACTTCTACAATATTCGAATTGGCCATTTTCGGCAATATCTGCAAAATTAAAGCATTATCACAAACACATTTACAgcatatattttattgtattactATGTGTTTAAAGCCAACAGGCACCAGACCCACAAGCTAATGATGACCTTTCTTAGATCTGATCTGATCTGATACATCAACTGATATGCAAAACAAGCCTCAAGCAGACTCACTAATGAATTATTTAATAAGCAGAGGGCAACAAGATAAAGCATTTGGTGTCTAGTGCTATAGATCTATCTCAGAAACCTTAGGTCAAAGGCTATCTGTTGCTAGTCTGGTCACATATTGTTTTGTTAGTGTAATATCTTAAgatcaattattattattattattattattattattattattattattattattatattgttatccttttaagcgtcaccccaccctattgagttaaatctacactcttggagctttcaaacaatatacagtttgtcatgattagttAATAATTCACatgcaaacattgaagtaaagGTAGTcgtcctgctggtgggacagtgacatttagcagaaaataaatgttttgaggcaaaCTCCCCAGATAGCAAAATTTTTCAGGGCCAGAAATGGCTGAGTTCAGGCTGTTCTTTTGGCACACATGCCGCCACGGCTTACGGTCCTTGATTGGTCCCAGAGCTGCTTGCCTTAAGTAATCCAGAATCTAGCCGAAAGCAGACCAAAACTTAGCCACAACCCTTTCACACCTCGAGAAATCAGCCACAGCTCTCCCGGAATCTCCAGATAACAACCAAAAAAGAGCCCAAATGACCACATTAATCCCCAAACTTACCCACAACTTTTCCAGAAACCCCAAATGTAACCCAGAAAATAACCAAAATTACCATATTTACCCCAGAACCCACCCACAACTTATCCAGATGCCCCAGAAAATAGccataaagtgaccaaaatatatttatatcccGTAAAATGTGTAATTGAAAAACACAGATATAAAGCAAATATAGAGTTTTATTGATGGTGACAAGGATAATTTCAGATAAcagcaaaataaatgaaatgtcaaatgttctgccaaataaacaaataacagtAGAAGGATCAAATAAAAGCAAAGAAATAGCCAAAGTAACATAAAAGCTAACAGAGAAACATTAacttaattgttttaaacaataaacaggcaaaaaaaaaacagatgcaATAACAGAAAGCAATATACAACAActggttaaatataaaaaacatcctatataaaatgaatgtttacagatgtgcaaatgtgtattagataaatacatttgaaaataatatcaTGTTATGTCACCAGCTAGAAAAAAGCAACATTTAGTAACTTTAATCTCCAGTCATGTCTGTACACACAAAGGACTTCTTACAGcctacagaaaaaaatcataaaatacagttagaaaatacatttacataaaatgaataAGATGATATAGTACACACTGCCAGTCCAAGAACTGATACTTTTAACATTCAATTCAAGACATgggaaaaaatatgtttgcagatTTCAGAGTTCCAGAAGGATTTCTAAATTACCAATTAAATAAAGCACTTACCAAGTACAAAAATTGTTTTAGTCAAGCATTTTAATTTCCTGCTTCATTATTTGTCAGCGTTCACTCCAAACAATCCATGATAAAGTACCtggaacatttttaaaatgttttaagccAAAACTTGTGCTTTTGTAACTTATATGAATATTAGACAAATTACCCTAATAAGAGAATTAACAAATTAGATATAGACAATAATATAATTCATCAAATCAAACTGCACAAAGATAAATAATGAACATTATATACATCATCTTActtaattttctgttttgatgtcCATGTCTTTGTCTCTGTCTGGAGAATGGTTTGCTGTTCTCCAAGAGGCAGTAATGTCTATCAAATACAGAAGTCAAAAATCAAATCACACACATTTGTTTACTCTGTTAAACTGATACATTTTTTAACGAAGTTAAACTCACATCAGTCTTTACCCAGACAGCTGGAACAACATAGTCTGGTATAGAACTTCtgcaaacaaaaaacaagtaTAAGTAAACTTTATATTGTAAAAAGGTAAAATAAAAGATTAAGACAAGCaataaagacaacatttatAACTCTTAGGtataaaattcctttacaaaagcAATGGATGTCCTCATGTCTTTGTCTCTGTCTGGAGTACAGTCTGCTTTTTCCCAAGAGGCAGTAATATCTATTAAATAGAGAAGTCAAACATCTGATCAGATACacatttgtttaatatttaaactattacattttaaatgaagtATTAAACTCAAATTATTCTTCATCCAGATTGCAGGAACAACATGTTTTGTTGACAAAGTGTGGTACATGACTtctacaaacaaaaaacaaatataaaaacaagtataagtaaactttatattgttaaatgtcaaataaaggattaagacaaacaataaagacaacatttatAACTCTTGGGtataaaattcctttacaaaagcAATAGATGTCCTCAAGTCTTTGTCTCTGTCTGGAGTACGGCCGGCTGTTCTCCAAGAGGCAGTAATATCTATTAAATAGAGGAGTCAAACACAAACATCTTAACACATacacatttgtttattatttaaacgGTTAGGTTTATTAACCTCCTTATTATTCTTTACTCACATTATTCTTTATCCAGATTGCAGAAACAACATTTATTGTTGACAAAGTGTGGTACATGACTTCTGCAAACAAAATGCAAATATAATTAaactttatactgtaaaataaaagattaaaacaaacacatacaaaatgCATGACTCTTGCATATTAAATTCTTTACAAAAGCATGTGGTTATTCTTCAAGTGGGGTTGGTTATGttacaccataaaataaagcaaataaatctggCCTTTTAACAACACAATCTTGTAAACTGCACTGACCAGGACTGAAGAGAATAAGAGATCATAGTAAACCATTTTTATTAAGCTAAAACTTGAATACATGCCTTTCTAGAATatcaaaaacattgttttactAAGATATAAATAGTTGGAATGAATGAGTCACTTTGTAACTGTTATGATTACCAGCAAATGCTGATTTGTGGTTTGGTACAGAAAACATCTAATCTTCGTTTGGCTTCTTTGGGGTTCAGCATTCATTTAAAGATTCAAACTTCttattgattattttatcatccTTGTCATGCATGTTGCGTCTCttaatgtaaaaacatgcatgtttAACGTTATCTACGTTAAATGGCGACTGATGATAAAATACTTGCACTTACACGAAAATACATCACagaaaacaataacaaacaaaaacgaAAACCAACTAGGTATCGCGCTGTAGAACAATAAGTGCAGTCTACGTGGATTTAAAAGAAAAGTATCTTAATAACTTACCTTACTGTGTTATATAAAACTCCACAAGACAAAAGATCGCGTGTCCTTCGTCCAGTACACAGTGGGGGTTTGAATTTCGCGGAAGTTCCTGATCATGACCAGTTGCATTATGGGAAAGGTAGTCCATTTTCCACGGCGGATTGAACGCTGTTGAGGTTAAAGGACTACTACTTCCAAGATGCCTTGCAATATATGTCATTGTTTTAGAAACCAAAGTGCACCAATAAATATTAGTATTAGTTAGTcgtattttttaattgtaaacacaatttaatgtaaagtcttatttatttataaaaaataaaatacaaaattaaaaagaCTTAAACAAGCACACATACTTAAAATACTTTTGTTTGATGTATATTAGTGCAGACTGAATTATTAATTTATCTGTTTATTGCATTGTTTGTAAATTGCACATTGACACCTTTGGATTAACTGCccaaaataacattttctacATTTCGTCTTTTAATAAggataaacatatttattattgccTTAAATATTAACTGTGATGTTTTTATCAATtgtaaatatgattttatttggtgtttttttttactctttGGCCAACCAAACCTTAGCCAGAACTCTGCCATATATTTACTATTTTCTGGCAGACCACACTTAAGCCAGGACTCAGCCAAAAATGTACCTTTTGCTTTTGGCTGGCTAGCCTCACCCCACAACTCCCCCGAAAGCTGTTTCACACAAAGGTGTGAACAAAGGAGAGCCTAAATTTAGCCATAAATGCCCAATGTAAGCCAGATTTGTGCCAGAAACTTTGCTATCTGGGTCTCTTCATAAAttaatcaattactctccctacataatttattttatagaaCACTGTTGAAAAAtctattctggaggcttagacctttccaacgatatatagtttgtagcgatagattaaaatttacatcaacaatattaatgcaaacttagtttttgtttattttttttgtttattaatttgtttaaacttaaatagaataatgttttaatacatatgttatgtgcaaaaatatttcaaatatagtttaaaacacgacagaaacctGACTGTAAAGGTTTCTACAATTCACTTACTGTAGCTGTTCAGAGCTATTTAAACGCAGCACCGTTGCCATGCGTAAAGCGCACGCCGTCCAATCCATTGAGACTCAGCTCTATAAAAACGCTGTCTGCTGTCAGTGTGCGTAAACCTACTCATGAACGACAGACCAGATGCTTAGTTATGTCAACGAATCGTTTCACTGTTTAACTGAaccttgtgtttaaaatatcGTATGCGCAAACTTGGTCAACCTAAAAGTTTGTTTGGAAGAAAAGGCTGTGCACAGAGTTGGACAGCTATGGATTGCTTTTCCAGTCTCACATATTTAGCACCCAATTTAAACAAGATGGAAAGATTTGACTATAAACTATAGCAATGCAGAAGACTTTTGAGATGCAGGACGCGCGCACCGAGTACGCATCTGGAAGTATCCTGTATAACGCGAGCTTTATAGTTAACAAGACCAATCTATCGTGGAGTGACTTCCAGGATCTCGCCGATTTGGATAAAACCGATTTCGTTGGAGACGGGTCTGCGGTGCTGAGGATAATCATCTCCATCATTTACTCGGTGGTGTGCGCGCTGGGTTTAATCGGAAACATCCTCGTGCTGTATCTTATGAAGTCCAAGCAAGCGTGGAAGAAGTCGTCTATCAATCTCTTCGTGACCAGTCTGGCAGTCACCGACTTTCAGTTTGTTTTGACACTTCCGTTCTGGGCTGTGGAAAACGCAATGGATTTTACGTGGCTCTTTGGAAAAGCGATGTGTAAGATAGTTTCGTATGTCACGGCCACGAACATGTACGCCAGCGTGTTTTTCCTTACGGCAATGAGCGTGGCGCGATACTGCTCCGTGGCATCAGCGCTGAAAAGCAGAAGGCGCCGGGTGCATGTATCCGCGCGCTGGATGAGCGTCGTCATTTGGATAGCCGCGATCGGCGCCGCGCTACCAAACGCGATCTTTTCAACGACCGCCACGGTGTCCAACGAGCAACTGTGCCTCGTGAAGTTTCCCGATAGGAGCGGAGACGCGCAGTTTTGGCTGGGTTTATATCACGCGCAAAAAGTACTTCTGGGATTTCTAATTCCTCTCGGAATAATAACGATCTGCTACCTGCTGCTTTTACGCTTCATAACCAACAAAAACGTGAATACCTCCAGCGCAAAGAGGCGATCCAAAGTGACCAAATCTGTGACTATTGTCGTTTTGTCCTTTTTCCTCTGCTGGTTGCCCAATCAGGCGTTAACCGCTTGGGGaatcttaaagagcacctattatgagatacacgtttttaaacatccttttgtgtgtaagtgtgtattagtacatgctaacgatattcaaaaagtacatacctcaaagaaaacgatgacgcgagttatcgtctctaacgttcgaggactacaaaaaacactcggattgtaggcaacagtttacttcctgggattagtgacgtagagaagaccaacattatcatagttCAGCCCTCTCTGCTTCGCTTGGGTACGCCCTCAAAGACGGGGGTGGAGAGCGCTGAGTCAGAAGAGAGCTAAAATGGCGGAGGTTGGGAGTCCCTGCTTTGACCCTGTTTGCAAACTCTTGTTTCATCATTGAGCGATTAAATCTCTCGAGTAGAcgctgtctctttaaatgcaagggCAAAATAGCACTTTATGGACTTACACAGAGGACATCATGTTTAATACggttccggaaaaatccagtcagaagttgttcacgGAGTTTTCACAATAACTGCTTCTCATGAACCGAAGCTGCGCAACGTCTCCTCCTGAAAGTTGGATTACCGTGCACTTCTGGATCACAGGCTGTAAGtattcatgtttattatttgccTTTACTGTAAGTTACGTTACCGGTAACCGGAGCTTAACATTATGTGGTTGTAGAGCTCAGATATAGATCTATATGTAACTTAGAGCTAAGCTTGCAAGctaattgttttgtgttgtaataatgtatttcataaacatATTTCGTACCATATTTACACACGTGTATGTTGAATTATGCAGACTATCGTTTTTATCGATGTTTATTTAGACATGTTTACAAACTTGCTAAGCTGTTCCAGCTAAACTGTTACCGGTAAAGTTTGTTCTCATGATAAAACTCAAGAAACTCAAAGTACAGATGATTTGTTTAACGTTATATgtattttactgttgtttttaCTTGAAGCTTTCTTAGATTTTGAAACGAAGTAAACacataatgtgtgttgctaaTGTTGGGCCATGTAATACATTAACGTTTTAATGAATAG
This sequence is a window from Misgurnus anguillicaudatus chromosome 9, ASM2758022v2, whole genome shotgun sequence. Protein-coding genes within it:
- the LOC129428225 gene encoding relaxin-3 receptor 1; translation: MQKTFEMQDARTEYASGSILYNASFIVNKTNLSWSDFQDLADLDKTDFVGDGSAVLRIIISIIYSVVCALGLIGNILVLYLMKSKQAWKKSSINLFVTSLAVTDFQFVLTLPFWAVENAMDFTWLFGKAMCKIVSYVTATNMYASVFFLTAMSVARYCSVASALKSRRRRVHVSARWMSVVIWIAAIGAALPNAIFSTTATVSNEQLCLVKFPDRSGDAQFWLGLYHAQKVLLGFLIPLGIITICYLLLLRFITNKNVNTSSAKRRSKVTKSVTIVVLSFFLCWLPNQALTAWGILIKLNVVHFTYEYYATQVYVFPVTVCLAHSNSCLNPILYCLMRREFRKALKKLFWQITSPSVTNMRPLTATTKPEQEDRGPALVPLVPAEPALIFYPPGVVMYNSRNDLLPNST